The Juglans regia cultivar Chandler chromosome 16, Walnut 2.0, whole genome shotgun sequence nucleotide sequence TGGTTTCTGAtgcaaataaaacttttattgcattgattccaaagaaaaaatctcCTACGAAGGTGGCTGATTTCAAGACCATTAATCTTTGCAATGTcctctataaaattatatcaaaaaccattgctaataaattaaaaagaatccTCCCTGATGTGATCTCCCCAAATCAGTCAGTTTTTGTGCCTAGTAGACTTATTGCTGACAATATAATTGTTGCCTATGAAGCTTTACATACTATGAACATCAAGTTATTCGGTAAAACTGGCTACATGGCCTTGAAATTCgatatgagtaaggcatatGATCGTGTTGAATGAGTTTTTTTGAGAGCTATCATGAGTAGAATGGGCTTTGACCAGCAATGGATTGAGTTAGTTATGAAGGGGGTGGAATCTGTCTCTCAGTCTATTTTGGTTAATGGCATCCCTCAACCATATTTCAAACCATCTAGAGGAATAAGGCAAGGTGACCCATTATCACCTTACATTTTCCTATTTTGTGCTGAAGCTTTATCCTCACTAATGTGTCATGTTGAACTATCAGGAGCTATTAATGGTGTTCCCATAAAGAGAGGCAAACTACATGTTAATCACCTCTTATTTGCGATTGATAGTTTGCTTTTTTGCAGAGCCAATTCTCTTGAATGGAGCAAGCTTATTTACTTACTGGATACTTATGAAAAAGCCTCTGGTCAAAGACTTAATAAAGATAAAACATCCATTCAATTCAGCAGAAACACTCTTAAAGAAACTCAAGAGATGGTGCTGGAAATTGCTGGTGTTAAGTCAATCTCATGAAAGATACTTGGATCTTCCAACTTTGATTGGAAGAGCTCGTGCAAAGGCCTTTAGGACTATCCTGGACAGAGTCAAACAAAAGATTAGCAACTTTAAAGTTAGATATCTGTCACAAGAAGCAAATGAAGTTCTTTTGAAAGCAGTGGTTCAAGCTTTGCCTACATATATCATGTCAGTTTTTAAATTTCCAATCTCATCGGCAAAGGAGATCAATAGAATGATGCAACATTTCTGGTGGGGACAACAAGACCAGACTAAGAAAATTCACTGGATTTCATGGGATAAGATGGTCAAGTCTAAAGCTGTTGGGGGCTTGGGTTTCAGAGAACTGAAAGACTTTAATTTGGCATTATTGGCCAAACAAGGATGAAGACTATTGCAAGATCCTAATTCCCTAGCTTCCCAggtattaaaacaaaaatacttccCCAAAGCTCACTTCTTCCAAGCCAAAATGAGAAGCAAGCCTTCCTATATTTGGAGAAGAATATTGGCAGCTAGAGGACTAATAGAGTAGGACACATACTGGAGGGTTGGAAATGGGAGAGATTAAACTATGGCAAGACAAGTGACTCCCAGGTTCAAGTTCTATGAGGGTTCAAAGTATTGTCTAATCAAAGGAAGACCAGA carries:
- the LOC109012522 gene encoding uncharacterized protein LOC109012522, whose translation is MSRMGFDQQWIELVMKGVESVSQSILVNGIPQPYFKPSRGIRQGDPLSPYIFLFCAEALSSLMCHVELSGAINGVPIKREPILLNGASLFTYWILMKKPLVKDLIKIKHPFNSAETLLKKLKRWCWKLLVLSQSHERYLDLPTLIGRARAKAFRTILDRVKQKISNFKVRYLSQEANEVLLKAVVQALPTYIMSVFKFPISSAKEINRMMQHFWWGQQDQTKKIHWISWDKMVKSKAVGGLGFRELKDFNLALLAKQG